The Candidatus Atribacteria bacterium ADurb.Bin276 region TATTTCAATTTAGCAAGCGAAGAGTATATCATGAATACATTTCATGTTGACGAAAAATACTTGATGCTTTGGCAAAACCAACCATCAATAATCATTGGAAAACATCAAAACACCATTGAAGAAATCAATAACGAATTTGTCCAGGAAAACAATATCGCCGTGGTGAGAAGATTATCCGGTGGGGGAGCCGTATATCACGATTTAGGCAATCTGAATTTTACGTTTATAGTGAAAGCATCAGACAATTCATTGGATTTCGATTTTAAAAAATTTACTGAACCAGTGATTACTGCTTTGAATCGAATGGGAATCCCGGCTGAATTCAATAGTCGAAATGATTTATCTATTGAAGGGAAGAAGTTTTCTGGAAATGCACAATATATCCGGAAGGGAAAATGTCTTCATCACGGGACCTTGCTATTCAATACCAATTTAGATCACTTGGAAATGGCACTGAGGGTATCAAGCGATAAGATTGAATCAAAAGGGATTAAATCCATTCGGAGTCGAGTTACCAATATCTACCCCTATTTAAAAAAAACCTGCTCAATAGAGGAATTTAAAAATCTACTTTATGATCAATTTTGCTTAATAAATGAAGAAATTCAGTCGATATATTTCAGTGAAAACGACATCAAGAAAATAGAGGAATTAGCCAATAGCAAATACCGAACCTGGGAATGGAATTATGGTGAATCACCCTTTTTTACGATTAAAAAATCTCATCGATTTGAATTTGGCAAAGTCGAAGCCTGGCTGGATGTAAATCAAGGAATAATCCGACAATGCAAATTTTATGGTGATTTTTTTGGAAGAGAAGATAAAGCTGATATTGAAAAGCTATTGGTTGGCAGCCGCTACGAGAGAAATGACATCGCTTTTAGGTTGCGGAATGTTCAGATTGGAAGCTATTTTCACGGATTGAATACCGAGCAGCTTATCAAACTATTGATTTCTTAGTTGATAAAGAGAGGAGCATGAATATGATTCGAACCAAATTGAGCAAGGTTAAAGAAATCAGGACCCCGCATGGAAAAAAGGTCCGCTGGTTGATTTCAAAAGAAATGGGCGCTCCTCGTTTTGAAATGAGACATTTCACCATCACCGATGAGAGTCAACCCTCAGAAGAGGCTCATCCCTGGGAACATCAGGTTTACATTCTTTCAGGAGAAGGAATCATTAAAAGTGGAGATACTGAAATCAAGGTCGAACCGGGGGATGCTATTTATATTGCTCCTAATGAACCGCACTTAGTCCAAAACCTCCCTCAACAAAAATTTACTTTTCTTTGCATTATCCCGGCTGGATGCGAAGATCGAGTGAAG contains the following coding sequences:
- the lplJ gene encoding Lipoate-protein ligase LplJ — encoded protein: MIYIINDSQDPYFNLASEEYIMNTFHVDEKYLMLWQNQPSIIIGKHQNTIEEINNEFVQENNIAVVRRLSGGGAVYHDLGNLNFTFIVKASDNSLDFDFKKFTEPVITALNRMGIPAEFNSRNDLSIEGKKFSGNAQYIRKGKCLHHGTLLFNTNLDHLEMALRVSSDKIESKGIKSIRSRVTNIYPYLKKTCSIEEFKNLLYDQFCLINEEIQSIYFSENDIKKIEELANSKYRTWEWNYGESPFFTIKKSHRFEFGKVEAWLDVNQGIIRQCKFYGDFFGREDKADIEKLLVGSRYERNDIAFRLRNVQIGSYFHGLNTEQLIKLLIS